A window of Micrococcus endophyticus contains these coding sequences:
- a CDS encoding DUF1846 domain-containing protein — protein MTGTHETALPASTTDGRAASAPLRRIGFDRAKYIDLQSQHIQERRREIGGKLYLEMGGKLFDDLHASRVLPGFTPDNKIAMLERIKDETEILVCFNAKDLERNKVRADLGITYEDDVLRLVDVFRERGFLVEHVVVTQLEDANHRALAFLEKLERLGLKVARHRVIPGYPHATARIVSEEGFGRNEWSQTTRDLVVVTAPGPGSGKLATCLSQVYHDHQRDIPSSYAKFETFPIWDLPLEHPVNVAYEAATADLDDINLIDPFHLAAHGEQVTSYNRDVEVFPLLAALLEKLTGASPYRSPTEMGVNMAGAAIVDDEACRQAARQEIIRRWYKAAVEEAANGESDEVSERIALIMSRLGLTSEDRPVVGASLLVAERTGEPGAAVQLADGTLVTGKTSALLGCSAAMLLNALKVLAGLSDEVHLLTPESIEPIQTLKTVHLGSTNPRLHTDEVLIALSVSAATDPNAKAAVEQLANLEGCDVHTTTILGSVDEGIFRSLGMLVTSEPVFQKKGLYRKR, from the coding sequence ATGACCGGCACGCATGAGACCGCCCTCCCCGCCAGCACCACCGACGGACGCGCGGCCTCCGCGCCCCTGCGCCGCATCGGCTTCGACCGCGCGAAGTACATCGACCTGCAGTCGCAGCACATCCAGGAGCGCCGCCGTGAGATCGGCGGCAAGCTCTACCTGGAGATGGGCGGCAAGCTCTTCGACGACCTCCACGCCTCCCGTGTCCTGCCCGGGTTCACCCCGGACAACAAGATCGCGATGCTCGAGCGCATCAAGGACGAGACCGAGATCCTCGTCTGCTTCAACGCCAAGGACCTCGAGCGGAACAAGGTACGCGCGGACCTCGGCATCACGTACGAGGACGACGTCCTGCGCCTCGTGGACGTGTTCCGCGAGCGCGGCTTCCTCGTGGAGCACGTGGTGGTCACCCAGCTGGAGGACGCCAACCACCGGGCGCTGGCGTTCCTGGAGAAGCTCGAACGGCTGGGCCTGAAGGTCGCCCGCCACCGCGTGATCCCCGGCTACCCGCACGCCACCGCGCGCATCGTCTCGGAGGAGGGGTTCGGGCGGAACGAGTGGTCCCAGACCACGCGGGACCTCGTCGTCGTGACGGCCCCCGGCCCGGGCTCCGGCAAGCTCGCCACGTGCCTGAGCCAGGTGTACCACGACCACCAGCGGGACATCCCGTCGTCGTACGCGAAGTTCGAGACGTTCCCCATCTGGGACCTGCCGCTGGAGCACCCGGTGAACGTGGCCTACGAGGCCGCCACCGCGGACCTGGACGACATCAACCTCATCGACCCCTTCCACCTCGCCGCCCACGGCGAGCAGGTCACCAGCTACAACCGCGACGTCGAGGTGTTCCCGCTGCTGGCCGCGCTGCTGGAGAAGCTCACCGGCGCCTCCCCCTACCGCTCCCCCACGGAGATGGGCGTGAACATGGCCGGGGCGGCGATCGTCGACGACGAGGCCTGCCGCCAGGCCGCCCGCCAGGAGATCATCCGCCGCTGGTACAAGGCCGCCGTGGAGGAGGCCGCCAACGGGGAGAGCGACGAGGTCTCCGAGCGCATCGCCCTGATCATGTCCCGCCTCGGCCTGACCTCCGAGGACCGCCCCGTGGTGGGCGCGTCCCTGCTCGTGGCCGAGCGCACCGGCGAGCCCGGGGCGGCCGTGCAGCTGGCGGACGGCACCCTGGTGACCGGCAAGACCTCCGCGCTGCTGGGCTGCTCCGCGGCCATGCTCCTCAACGCGCTCAAGGTGCTGGCCGGCCTCTCGGACGAGGTGCACCTGCTTACCCCCGAGTCCATCGAGCCCATCCAGACGCTCAAGACCGTGCACCTGGGCTCCACCAATCCGCGCCTGCACACGGACGAGGTGCTGATCGCCCTGTCCGTGTCCGCCGCGACGGACCCGAACGCCAAGGCCGCGGTGGAACAGCTCGCGAACCTCGAGGGCTGCGACGTCCACACCACCACCATCCTCGGCTCCGTGGACGAGGGGATCTTCCGCTCGCTGGGGATGCTGGTGACGAGCGAGCCGGTGTTCCAGAAGAAGGGGCTGTACCGGAAGCGGTGA
- a CDS encoding trimeric intracellular cation channel family protein, protein MDVQQFFADLSDVPWLLTTLDLIGIFFFATSGALLASRKEFDLVGSMALALLAGLGGGFTRDILLDRGLPASLENPIYLAPPVLVSLLVYVKALHPNRLNLTITLFDAGGLALFTVSGVLIAHSMDVHPVSTVVVAMVAALGGGVLRDIVANEVPSIFDPRGVYVMPTFVGATVATIAAMNGVLNAFTGFLIAFLIFAVRMLAYRYQWRLFGADISQDKESLDRLRRLATQAQDAAARRVERARERRLRSASGPGGMDVGEAEAIADRAVHHPPAPAGYHYDAVEDAYTRDHAFDDDGEPGSASYGPRQEYEDQVRVDEYDPETQTITVIDPASRQQVRLDPATGVMDVTDLRTGRTRSYDDPEHDWIADDAEDDARG, encoded by the coding sequence GTGGACGTCCAGCAGTTCTTCGCCGACCTCTCCGACGTGCCGTGGCTGCTGACCACCCTGGACCTGATCGGCATCTTCTTCTTCGCCACCTCGGGTGCGCTGCTGGCCTCCCGCAAGGAGTTCGACCTGGTCGGCTCGATGGCGCTCGCCCTACTCGCCGGGCTCGGCGGCGGCTTCACGCGCGACATCCTCCTGGACCGCGGCCTGCCCGCGTCCCTGGAGAACCCGATCTACCTGGCACCGCCCGTGCTGGTCTCGCTGCTCGTGTACGTCAAGGCGCTCCATCCGAACCGGCTGAACCTCACCATCACCCTCTTCGACGCCGGCGGCCTCGCGCTGTTCACGGTCTCCGGCGTGCTGATCGCGCACTCGATGGACGTGCACCCGGTGTCCACCGTGGTGGTGGCCATGGTCGCGGCGCTCGGCGGCGGGGTGCTGCGGGACATCGTCGCCAACGAGGTCCCGTCCATCTTCGACCCGCGCGGCGTCTACGTGATGCCGACCTTCGTGGGCGCCACCGTGGCCACCATCGCCGCGATGAACGGGGTGCTCAACGCCTTCACGGGCTTCCTGATCGCGTTCCTGATCTTCGCCGTGCGCATGCTCGCCTACCGGTACCAGTGGCGGCTGTTCGGGGCGGACATCAGCCAGGACAAGGAGTCCCTGGACCGGCTGCGGCGGCTGGCCACCCAGGCGCAGGACGCCGCCGCGCGCCGCGTGGAGCGCGCCCGCGAGCGCCGCCTGCGCTCGGCCTCGGGGCCCGGGGGCATGGACGTCGGCGAGGCGGAGGCGATCGCGGACCGGGCCGTCCACCACCCGCCCGCGCCCGCCGGCTACCACTACGACGCCGTCGAGGACGCCTACACCCGCGACCACGCCTTCGACGACGACGGCGAGCCCGGGTCCGCCTCCTACGGGCCGCGGCAGGAGTACGAGGACCAGGTGCGGGTGGACGAGTACGACCCGGAGACCCAGACGATCACCGTCATCGACCCCGCCTCCCGCCAGCAGGTCCGACTGGACCCGGCCACCGGCGTCATGGACGTCACCGACCTGCGCACCGGCCGCACCCGCAGCTACGACGACCCGGAGCACGACTGGATCGCCGACGACGCCGAGGACGATGCGCGGGGCTGA